CAGGAATCGAGAAGCAGTCTCCGGGGAGCGCGATTAGCGTCGTTGTCATGACTTCCATCGCATCCGTCACCCTCGAGGTGGCCGACCCCGCAGCCGCCGACCGCTTCTACTCCGCCGCCTTCGGGCTGGGCGACCGGCTGCGCCTGCGGGCGTCGGAGGAGCCGACCTCCGGCTTCCGCGGGTTCACGCTCTCGCTCGTGGTCGCCCAGCCGGCCGATGTGGACGCCCTCCTCGACGCGGCCGTGCAGGCCGGCGCGACGACGCTGAAGCCCGCCGCCAAGTCGCTCTGGGGCTACGGGGCCGTCGTCCAGGCCCCCGACGGGACGATCGGGCAGCTCGCGTCGTCCTCGAAGAAGAACACCGGCCCGGCGACCCGGCAGGTCGGCGAGTTCGTCCTGCTGCTCGGGGTCGAGGACGTCAAGGCCAGCAAGCAGTTCTACGTCGAGCACGGCCTGAGCGTGGGCAAGAGCTTCGGGAGCAAGTACGTCGAGTTCGAAACCGGCACGGGCCCGGTCAAGCTGGCCCTGTACAAGCGCCGGGGCCTGGCCAAGGTCGCCGGCGTCTCCCCCGACGGCACCGGCTCCCACCGCCTGGCCATCGGCAGCGACGCCGGGCCGTTCACCGACCCGGACGGCTTCGCGTGGACGACGGCGTCGGAGAGCGCCTCGGTGTGACGGGGGCGGGTGAGCGGGAGGGCGCATGTCCCTCCTCCCCCGCTGACTCTCCAGCCTCAGCTCTTTACGTCTTGCCCGAGCGCCCCTATTTCCCCATGGCTCACGAATAGAAGCACGCACTGCTTTTCATCCAACTTGCTGGCGCGTCATTTTGTTCATCTGTAGGATGCGCCACATGGGCATGCCCGCGCTTGCGCTGGACAATTCGACATTCATCAGTGCACAGGAGTTCATCACTGCACAGAATCGCGGTGAGCACAGTCGAGATCCATTCGCGCGCCAGTCCTATGTCGAGTTGGTGCAGTCCCTCATATTCCAGCCGGCGGTGCGGGTGATCCACCCGGTGCATCTCAGCCCTACCTCCGAGCAATTCGGTGACGAACCATACCTTTTGCGGCGCCTGCTGGAACTAGGGCTGGTCACACCGGTACAGGTTTTCGCCGACTCGATACAGCACCTTGCCGCCGCGGAATCAGATGTGCTCAACACCTTGCAGACCCGTGGGGTGGACGCCATGCTCTCGTTTCTGCGGTCGATGGAGGCGTGCGATCAGGAGGCTGAAGCTGCGGGCAGTCCCGGTCTACGGCGGAGAATTCTGCAATGGAACGACTTCCATCAGACGCAGATTCCTCACCACTTGGTCCGCGTGCCGACTGCCGATGGAATCGAACCCGATCGGCTGGGTGAATGGGCGCGGGCGGCATCCGTCGCAATCGGTGAGCTGTTTCGACCTCTGATGCCGAGTGCGGTGGAACCTTCGAACTTCATCGCGGCACTGGCGAGGTCCCTCCGCTACCAGGCGCGAGCGACGGTCACGGGCCATGCTTACCAGCCGCACGGGCTCCGCCGGGACTTCGCCGTCACCAGCCAGATCCTGTCCGATGACATGGATGAGGAGACGGCAGTGGACGTCATCAAGCTGATCAGGGGCATCCATGACCGGCTGAGCGAAAATGCCGGGCCCTCACGCGCCCGGCACCTGGAATTACTGCGCCTCGAACTGCCTCTGGTGGGTGGGCGGTTATGGAATGCCGAAGAGGCGGGGCTGCGGACCGACCGGGATTGGATCGACCTGGTATGTGACCGCATCATGAATTACCGAATGAAGGCCGGCCCCATTCGGGAGCTGGTCCGCGGAATAAGGACCGAGGAAGACACTCTTCGTTTTGAACGTGGCATCGAGGAAGTCACCCAACGGCTCAACGAGCGTCTCGGACTGAGCACGGTCGACATCACTCCCCTTGAGGCCCAGCTGGCCGAAGGTGTTTCTTCCGTCGCATCGACCGTACCCGGGATACCGACCGTCGGAGGTCTCTGGATCGGCGCCCGAACAACCTTGAAGCGGTATGCATTCCGCGGAAACACCGCCCAGAAGTTCGTGTATCAAGAATATCTGAGCGCTTGGCGCCGTGCCAATAATTGAGCTGCGCGGCAAGTCGGCCGCCCGCTCGGGCGCCTGCCTATATGAAGCAACGGCCGGGATCGACGTCCGAAATATAGTCCAATCTCGGTTCGAGTGCGCTGACTGTTTCCTCAGCCACCAGCCCTTCCCGTAGCACATAGGCGACCATGTCGACTTCGGTCCACCGGGTCAGACAAGCTTCAGCGTTCCCTCCCAGCCGACTGACCACAGGGTCCACGAGGATTCTCCGGATCATCTCTCCGTGGCACACCTTTTCGTTGTTCAGTGGAAAGATGTACTGCTCCAGATAGTCGTAGCGCAGTGCGGAGCGGATACGCCAGAACCTCTCGCTCTCGAGGGGGTCCATGTTCAGAAAGTCATGCTCCGCCAAGAATTTTCGTGCCGACCTGAAGACAAGAGAATTGAAATCACGGTTGTATCTGGCCACGTCCGCCTCTCGGTTCAACAGCAGGTAGAGGTGCTGAAGTTCCTCCAGGAAGGCGTAATCCCCGACCGGCAGGCGGAGCACGTCGAAGGCACCGTCCGGAAGTTCCGAGGGTGATAGGTTCAGGCCAGTGATCGTGAACAGGGTGTCCTCGAAAAAGCCCGTGACGATATCAGCCAGAAGTACCGCACGTGCCGCCTGGCTCAGATCTGAGACACGCTTTCGCGCAATGTCCGCCGCTTGGCTCACGGTCGCTTCCGGCAGTCTGCCCTCGATAAAACGTTCCATGTCATCGGCGCCGTCGAAGTGACCCTTTTCGGCGTTGTGCGCGAACGGCCACCGATTGATGTCGTGCAGCCACGAGAACAGCAACACCTCCGCCCTGGGCAACCTACGCTCCTCCCCTACCAGCAAGGCCAGAGAGGCGACCCTCGCCACATGCTCGTAGCGCGAGAAAGCAAGGGTTCGTGGATCACCCCCATTGGGGTGCACGGTCACAAAACCGGTAATGGCCTGCAGTCGTTTCGCGGCACAAGTCAGCCAGGTCGGCAGAACTTCCGACACCATGGTTCCAGACCTATTCATTGCCGCTCTCCCTACCGAACCTGCCGAGCCATGCCCGCTCGGCTGAAATCGATTCAGGTAGCAGTTCGATCTGATACTTGTGCAGCGTCAGGCTGATCATCGACTGCCGAACCCTCCCGCCTGTCCGGACGCGGCGGCCTGGTAACACCTCAAGGCCCGACATGCTGCTTCCGAGTGTGTCCGCGATCCAGGCCAAGTGCTCCTGCGCGACCTCCGGCTGAAGAGTCCGAGACTGACAGAGGTCTCGCTGGGTCCTCGGACAATGGCACGGCAGGCACTGTTCAGCAGCACCCCGCCGGCAGTCCCATACGCCGAGAGCTTCCGCTCGGCCCGTGGCCAGTGCAATGGCACACGAGGTGCTCCGGTAGACCGGGTAGCCGACGGCAGCCGCGGCGGAATTGATGTCCTGCCAGGCTTCCGCGTCCCACAACTCGTCGCGTGCTTCGGCAGTCCCTTCCAGCAAGCCTGTCTGAACGAGTTCCTCTTGAGCGATTCCCGCTCCTACGGATAGGCCGATCGCCACCGAACAGCGATAGCCTGAATCCTTCAGCCGGCGTACGGCTCGGACGGCCCAATCCGCGGAGGGCACGGACTTCCTCACGACGGGTCGCCAGAAGTGCACCATTGCGATGTTCTTGATATCGCGACACTCCGCTCCGGCATCGAACGTCTGATCCGGGGCGAGGACGGGCCCCTTCTCTGTGCGTAGCTCCAGCGTCGTCCGGTGAAAGGACTGCGAGCAGAAAATCACCACGGCAATGTTCAGGTCATCCAGAGCCAGGGCCAGGGGACGCGGCATACGTCCCTTCGTCACCACCACCAACGGCCGCGAGAGATCGGCACCGGCCAGTTCGGTGGCGAAGGCGCGGAGATAGTCCTGGTTGGCTGCGGTCAGCAGCATGTCCGTATAGTTTCCGAGACATACCGGTGTGGAATCAATGTCACCGCCCATGTGGCTGCGAGTTTCATCGAGGTACTCACACAGCATCTCCACCGCCCGCCCAGGTGAAACTCGCGGCTGCGGCAGACGCGCTTTCAGTCCGATCGGCCCCAGATAGCAGTAGGAACAATTCGCAGGACAGCCAACGATGGGATCGACACTTATCCACGTGTCGTGCTCCGCGATAATTGGTACATGCTTGGGGAGCGCTTCCCGGGCCGTCAATTCATGCACCCCTGTCCCATGGCGTTCGTGCACCGATAAGAAGCGCTGACATTCTAGCGTCGAGGACACGTTCCTGAGTGGCCTGTGATCGCGTCAGGAAAAGTCCAGGGAATCGATGGCGATCATGCGGCTCGGGTGGTACGTCCCCGGGAAGCTGAAAGGGCTGCCGGTCCACGACCGACAGCCCCTCTCGTCACATCCGCAGCGGACGGACGCTTCGTCGCCTCGCCCTACAGCGCCGGAAGGTTCTTCCGCAGCTCGAACGCCGTCACCTCGGACCGATACTCCTCCCACTCCTGCCGCTTGTTGCGCAGGAAGAAGTCGAAGACGTGTTCGCCGAGGGTCTCGGCGACGAGGTCGCTGCGTTCCATGAGGGTCAGGGCCTCGCCCAGGTTCTGGGGGAGCGGCTCGATGCCCATCGCGCGGCGCTCCGCGTCGGAGAGGGCCCAGACGTCGTCCTCGGCGCCCGGCGGGAGCTCGTAGCCCTCCTCGATGCCCTTGAGGCCGGCGGCCAGCAGGACCGCGTAGGCCAGGTAGGGGTTGGCGCCGGAGTCGAGGGAGCGGACCTCGACCCGCGCCGAGCCCGTCTTGCCGGGCTTGTACATCGGGACGCGGACCAGCGCTGAGCGGTTGTTGTGGCCCCAGCAGATGTAGGAGGGGGCCTCGCCGCCCGCGCCCGCGGTGCGCTCCGCGCCGCCCCAGATGCGCTTGTAGGAGTTCACCCACTGGTTGGTGACGGCGGAGATGTCCGCCGCGTGCCGCAGCAGGCCCGCGATGAAGGAGCGGCCCACCTTGGAGAGCTGGTACTCCGAGCCCGACTCGTAGAAGGCGTTGCGGTCGCCCTCGAAGAGCGACAGGTGGGTGTGCATGCCGCTGCCGGGGTGCTCGGAGAACGGCTTCGGCATGAACGTGGCGTGCACGCCCTGCTCCAGGGCCACCTGCTTCATGACGAGGCGGAACGTCATGATGTTGTCGGCCGTCGAGAGCGCGTCGGCGTAGCGGAGGTCGATCTCCTGCTGGCCGGGGGCGCCCTCGTGGTGGGAGAACTCGACCGAGATGCCCATCGACTCCAGCATGGTGATCGCCTGGCGGCGGAAGTCCATGCCGACGTTGGTCGGGGTGTGGTCGAAGTAGCCGGAGTTGTCGGCGGGCACCGGACGGCTGCCGTCCAGCGGCCGGTCCTTCAGCAGGAAGAACTCGATCTCCGGGTGGGTGTAGAAGGTGAAGCCCAGGTCGGAGGTGCGGGCCAGGGCACGCTTGAGCACGTAGCGCGGGTCGGCGAAGGACGGGGAGCCGTCCGGCATGAGGATGTCGCAGAACATGCGGGCCGTGCCCGGGGCCTCCGCCCGCCAGGGCAGGATCTGGAAGGTCGACGGGTCCGGCTTGGCGATCATGTCGGACTCGTAGACCCGGGCGAAGCCCTCGATCGCCGATCCGT
The Streptomyces tuirus genome window above contains:
- a CDS encoding VOC family protein, with protein sequence MTSIASVTLEVADPAAADRFYSAAFGLGDRLRLRASEEPTSGFRGFTLSLVVAQPADVDALLDAAVQAGATTLKPAAKSLWGYGAVVQAPDGTIGQLASSSKKNTGPATRQVGEFVLLLGVEDVKASKQFYVEHGLSVGKSFGSKYVEFETGTGPVKLALYKRRGLAKVAGVSPDGTGSHRLAIGSDAGPFTDPDGFAWTTASESASV
- the glnA gene encoding type I glutamate--ammonia ligase; its protein translation is MDKQQEFVLRTLEERDIRFVRLWFTDVLGFLKSVAVAPAELEQAFDEGIGFDGSAIEGFARVYESDMIAKPDPSTFQILPWRAEAPGTARMFCDILMPDGSPSFADPRYVLKRALARTSDLGFTFYTHPEIEFFLLKDRPLDGSRPVPADNSGYFDHTPTNVGMDFRRQAITMLESMGISVEFSHHEGAPGQQEIDLRYADALSTADNIMTFRLVMKQVALEQGVHATFMPKPFSEHPGSGMHTHLSLFEGDRNAFYESGSEYQLSKVGRSFIAGLLRHAADISAVTNQWVNSYKRIWGGAERTAGAGGEAPSYICWGHNNRSALVRVPMYKPGKTGSARVEVRSLDSGANPYLAYAVLLAAGLKGIEEGYELPPGAEDDVWALSDAERRAMGIEPLPQNLGEALTLMERSDLVAETLGEHVFDFFLRNKRQEWEEYRSEVTAFELRKNLPAL
- a CDS encoding HD domain-containing protein, yielding MSEVLPTWLTCAAKRLQAITGFVTVHPNGGDPRTLAFSRYEHVARVASLALLVGEERRLPRAEVLLFSWLHDINRWPFAHNAEKGHFDGADDMERFIEGRLPEATVSQAADIARKRVSDLSQAARAVLLADIVTGFFEDTLFTITGLNLSPSELPDGAFDVLRLPVGDYAFLEELQHLYLLLNREADVARYNRDFNSLVFRSARKFLAEHDFLNMDPLESERFWRIRSALRYDYLEQYIFPLNNEKVCHGEMIRRILVDPVVSRLGGNAEACLTRWTEVDMVAYVLREGLVAEETVSALEPRLDYISDVDPGRCFI